DNA from Coffea arabica cultivar ET-39 chromosome 10c, Coffea Arabica ET-39 HiFi, whole genome shotgun sequence:
AGTCTCGTCTGCTGGAGATTATGGGCTTTGTAATTGGCAGGTGAATAGTGGGGGACTTAACTGAGGTGGTGATTGGGGGTAGTGACGGTTTAGGAGAGAAAATGGGGAGCAGTGGCCGTGGCGGTGGTGCGAGGAGGAGTTGCGTGGTGATCATGGTGGTTTTGGGAGAGGGAAAGGGAATGATTTTCGTTTGGGATATTTGTGTCAATTGCGTGCTGTCTCGGAGGGGataatgagtttgtttggataagagtttatttggatgatttatttgagatatttactgtagtactttttatgatgtgctatgtgtgagataaaaaggtgattgggaagataaaaaggtgattggaatttGTGAGGCAAAAtgtttttttccaaattctctctatccaaacaaactcaatgTTTCGTTTTGGGCGGGATTGGATGCTGCTGATGCAATAACTAAAGTTAGGGAATTTCGCCAATTTGGTTTCTGaacattttcactaaaattaattttgtccttgataaattattttaactaatttagggcttgtttggaagtgaagtttttggcctagttttttagctactagttttttaacaacttttgctacaggaaccccaaaaaacttatcaaattttttacctacacacttcaaaataatacacaaaaaactttcccttcaacttttcttcttctttttcctctcccatCCAAccggccaccacctccaccaccgcTTCCGGAGCCGGTAACTATTCCGGCCAACTTTTGCCggccttcctctttttttttctctctctcccctctCCTTTTGACCAATATGTTGGTTTTCaaaatctcttttttctttttttttctctctcccccCCTCCCCTCTTTCCCTCTGTCTTTCCCTGCCACCTTCCCCCTTTGTCTGCCGCCATCTCCTCCCCTCATCACCAGCGCACGCCGCCACCTCGCCGCACGTCTCTCTCCTCTTGCGCGTTTCTCGATCTCCGCGGCCGGACACCGCTGCCCACGTCCCCTGGCTCCACCGTACGCTGCCGTTCCTTCTTGGCTGCGACCCAAAGCCCTCGCACGTTCTCTCTCCTCTTCGCAACTCCCACCTCGCTGCCGTTCCTCTCAGCTCCCTCCACCACAACGCAGGGGTGGGGGAGGGGGGTTGCGGGCAGAAGGAGAGGGAGGGGGAGCTTTTGCAGGGGTGGCGGGGCTGAGGGAGAAGGTTAAAATTACTCTGTACCATCACACGCATTATTCTTACCATTTAGAGTTAGttgctatctttttttttttcttaatacaaTTTATCAACACAGGACTACAGGTGAGTAATTGGGAAAAATCCGTCTGAATTTGCATCAAATTGAAAACATAAGGACTAAGTTTGTTATTACCGAAACTCTATAGACTAAAATGGAGCTGAGTACCAAACACTAGGGAATAAACCTCTCATTTCTCCCTAAAAGCAAACAAACTCGCTAGTTGTGAGACTTGAATCCTGCATTTTCAATTTCTGGGATCGAATCAGTTATTGGTTTATAATAACTAGTTTCCAAAATACTTTTGACATTATTTGCAACCTATTATGCGTCAGTTCATCTGTTCCTCTTGTCCCTTTTAGAGTAAATTTgtcaccaaaacaaaacaaaagagaaaaaaaaaaaaaaagcaaaggtATACTGTGAATATGTTCACTTTTGGTTCATGAAATTTGCACTGAAAATGCTTCTTCATTCTTACAATTTAAGGATTTCCCTCGTTACCATTACTTCAATTTCCAACTCTGCAGCTATTTTAGATTTATGATTTCCTACTTTTGGTTGATCTTCAATCATCCACTTTGCTTGTGTATAGCAGTAGCCAAAAATTTATGGAAGAATGAACTTATTCCCATGGTAATTAGGGCAACAAACATTATCATAGTGTAGTTTTGGAATCTCTTACACACCCTTAATTGCCAAATACCAAAAACTAGCCTTTTCTATATCAGTGGAAAAAGCATAATTCAAACCCCTGAACCTAGTACACAGAGCAGTAATGCTGGTAAAGCACTAGAGCTAAGTATTGCGAACAGACTTCTCCATCTGGCGCAGCTCTTTTGCAACATCAATCATATCTGGCCTATTCATTCCCTCATATTCTGTGCATCTCAAAGCAAGATCAAGAAAATCGAGCAACTGCTGCTCCATCTCATCCTTATTGTTCCCTTCATCTTCCAACATTCTCGGATCAGCAATTTCTTTGACTTGGTGAGTCACAAGGAAGTCTTTAACATAATCCCGGATATGAATTCGCTCTCTTGTTCCTTCGCGATGCTTCATTGCATCTGTTTCTCCAGTAAAGAGCGCGAGCATTAGCACGCCAAAGCTGTAAACATCAGTCTTCTCAGTAACAAGACCTGAAATCTTGTGTTGAGGGTCCAGATGTCCACCTTGGCTTCCACCATGATCTTTCACTTGAACCTCTCCAGGGGGAAGGAATACAGAGAATGTGAAGTCAAACAATTTAGCAACACCAGAAGGGTCTATCAACACGTTAGAAGGGGTTAAATCCCTAAAAATTATAGGCGTACGAAATGAGGTATGAAGATAAAGCAAGACACTGGCAATATCTTTTGCGATCTTAACTCTGCATTTCCATGATAGAGCTTTACCATAAATGCGCCGGCAGAGACATTCATCAAGAAATTTAGTTCCGGGAGCATATTCATACACCATAACTGGAAAGGCGGATTCTAAACAGCAGCCAATTAGATGTAACACATTCTTGAGGTGGCTCATTTGTGAAGTGACGACTATGTCACGAATTACTACATTGGTTGGGGCTAAGTGCCAGACAAGACATGTTGCTATACCGGTAAAACATCTGATCAAAACAGGGCGTTCTTCTAAATTACCTGTGAACATCTTGCAAAAACAAATTCGACGGCCTTGTCCAGAAACATTTCGAAGTGCCCTCTGGAGTTCTTTGGTAGTGAAGCATCTCATAGGAACGTTGTATCGTCcaccaaaacaagaaattaGCTCCTCTAGAACTAATCCCCCGTTGGTACATAGGTTAGACTCTCTGGACTTACTTCGTCTGAGAAATAGTATGACTTTTCTGATTGGATTCATTAAGGATTGTGTATTGATAAAAGTTTGTAGAATATATCAGAGCTCAGAAAAGGGAATGCATGTGATGAAGCTGAAGAAAAAAGCAGCAGGATGAAGCAATATTTAAGGGATATCTGGAAAAGAGGGATATTATCAAGTCTTCAGGACAACATTCTCATCTTGACTTTGGTACAAAAGTATGAACGAAGAAATATCTTAGCAGTTTCTCAGTGCATTCTACTCAAATTCTAGTTAAAGTATTCAATGTGCCCTTTTATATCACTTCTCCAGACTTTTGAAGTTTGACCTTAATCTAGTAGTAAATACAAGTTAGCACTTATCATTCAAAAAATTCTTCCGTATTTCAtacatttcaaaaatattctaaaaaataCTCGTACCTTTCAATTAATCATATATAACATGTAATAAACTTTTAACCTATTATacttcaattttttcaaaaaaattttaaaatttgagtGAGGATAATGACAGACttttttaattatgtataaCATAAGAGCAACATATATCATAATAACCGTAGATTTATACATATTTAAATAATAAGGTGATAAAACTGTAATAAACTTAACTTCTCATACataaaaataagtttaaaattggTACCAATGTAGCATATTCTTCAAAACTTATAGTaaatttattcatatttttagtTCTGTAACTATTCATGTACAAAtttatatgtgtaatttttttgAACACGTACTTTTATGCCAAACTTTTAATCGCAGTATTGAAAAAAATTCCGTATAATATACATACGTATAATATCTCATGACCTTAATTTGATTGGGAGTGTCAGTAGTGGCCTCTAGTCCAAACCAAATCTGGGAAGAGCAAGCGTGAATGAATGCTAATGGCTCGGTGGCTATTAGCAAGGGACTTAAATCTCTCCTTGGACTGTAGGTGAAGGTTCAAACCTCACCTGCAGTGAAAAAATCTAAGGGTTGTGTCATAGCACTCTCTTGGTCTAGTTGGATCTGTATACCCACTATCACCTATCACAGCCTCCTTAGACTCCCCCTCTCCCTTAGATTAGGATAaagtaggttatacaaatgtatcgtttCAGTACAGGATCGGACTCTTAAGAGATCCATTCCTGACTACTGGAACAAAGTCTAGTGTAAAAATTTCATCAACCTCCCAACTTATCGTTCCTCTAATATccctattttcaaattttagatacTTTCACCTGACAAGATGAACAATTTCATATGAAAGTAATCATTTGAATGAATGTATATtgtatttataattttttaagaTTCGTATGTAATGCTACTATGATCCTTAGTAGTAGTGAAATTTCAGAAACTCATATGGTAAAATAAAGGAATGAATAATAAagtaaaggaaaggaaaataaacTCCATTTTGTAATTAATTTCTATTGTAGTTCTTCAAATCATGGTGGAACTCCAGAAGATCCTCAATTTGTAAAACCTCAAACTTGTGGTCCTCGTGGATGATTGCCATTTTGAGAATCATATCACATTCGGGTACCGAAAATTTATGGTCTCTGAATCATGGGTTGATCTTGGATCTGATATTTTATAAGATGGAATAACTtacaaggggaaaaaaagagcCATTTTGGATatcaaattattccaaataatatttcgcttgcatcataaacacatttctcaattcacctttttatattatCAATTCATCTTTTTGTcgcacatacatcacatcacaaaaagtgttacaataattattctaaataatattttaaataatactctatccaaacaattcAGAGCGCACACGAGAACGCTGCCGAGTTGGTACCTCGGTGAAGTTGATCCGAGATCTTGCACTCACGACAGAAAAGCAAATATACATGCTTTTAGTTGCTTAGCAAATATCCGGAGTCAGAATATGATTCAACTGTATTAACTTAGTTAAACAAGGATACAGTCAAACAGTAAATTGTAGGTCTCACCGTTTGAGAATTTTTGTTCTTTGTATACAAAAATTATAGGAATTGTAtaaatttattcattttcttgttatACTTGAagatgtaattatttattgtaaaacgaaaattgCTCGTTAACATTACCTTGGTAAGTCCTAAATTGTCACTAGCCCGGCGGTATAGCAAATATTCCTTATAATTGGGTTAATCAGGctcaattttcttttccaaaggAAAAATTACAGTGGACAGGAAAGGGCAAAATGGAACTTTAGGTGCAAAGCTAACAATCCGAGGCATAAAAACAGCAGTCATACAGGGATCGGAGAGAAGCAAAATTTCACTAAAGAAACAATCACGTTAGAGCACGGTTGCCTCTGGCGTATCTCATGCTTCCAAGTGTCATCGCTCTAAAAGAACTGGAAAAGTATACAGCTGATttctgtgaaaaaaaaaaaaaggaaaaaacagaaaggaaaaaaaaaatcctcattCCGCAGCCGGTCCAGCTCCCTGGCCACAAAAACCTTGCTGAAGCATTTTGAATATTCTCAAGGTATTACCCTCAATTGCTACCAGCAATAGGATTGCAAACACTCCAATCCAAGAAGCATGTCCACAAAATTTCACGTGCGATCTTCTATGTTTCTGTCTATAATGTTTTCTCTGGAGCCGGAGAAAAGTTTGCTAGTGCTCTGTGCTATTGTGCCTGCATCAATTGATTGTCAAGATTCAATGGCAAATGTAGAAAGCAGGAGGAGCAAGGGATGTACGGCGACAATCAGGTTCTATCTGTACAAGTATTCCTAATCGTCAGGGTCCATATCCTCGCCCTGTTCCCAGGATGGAATTGCATTACTTTGGTCATTTCCTTCCGACTCCGGCTGCCCCTCTGAATCTACCTCATCTTCTTGTGATTCAAACTCTTCACCATTACCCTCTAGCACAACTGATTTTGCAAGACTTTGCTCCATCCACTTTGGACATTCATCCTGCCCTTCGTAGAGCAGATGGAGGCTGCTATCCTTCCCAGACTGCAGAACCTCTGGTGTCCTGAGAGTCGTACAAGAACATTCTGGGATCGGGTGGGATAGAAACGTCTTTGGCTTTGCTAGATGAAGTTCCTGATTAAGGCCCTCCTCAGCAAGGCTTTTGTTAAGATGGGCTTTGACAGCAAGAGTCCAATTATGTGGCGGATAGTAAAGATGAGCACTAGTACTGTTGAAGAGTTCAGCAAGATATGTCCTGCTCGGGCAAGCACACCATAAAAAACCGAAACAAAGAAATAATGACAAATTTGAATCCAGCTTTTGACATTACAAAATAAAGCATCAGCCTCTATTCACGTCAGTGATAAGCCAATGTTACCGAGCGATAGAAGTTTTTGTTTCAAATCTTAATCCATATAATTAGTAATTCACCTCTCAACCCCAAAGAGGTAATTATGCAGCCAATTGCAAGTGTCATGTACTTTAATAGCTGGACAAGTTCCTtcatgctagaaaactaaacCTCCAGCATTTTTTAAATCCCTAATGAACTCACAAAATGATACTGAAATGGAAACCACACCCAAATTTTAAAAGCAAGGACAATCCAATACCTgataaaaatacttttaacacAAGAATGATCAAAATATCACACTATTTAAGTTGAAGAAAGAACCATATGCAGAGAAAAAAGGCATTATTACGACTTCAAAGAATTTCATGAAATGTCCAAAAATTCATTATCTACTAGGATGATCTGAAGTCTATAGCACGTTTTACCTGTTTGGTCGAAACGTTCTTGAAGAAGCCATCTCATAGAGCCGGTGTCCCATGACCAAGCCAGAGAAATCAGGCCATTGACTACCATCATTGTCAAAGCCAGGAAAAAATGCGTCAGCTTCCACTGAAACAATGTAATCAAGAGCATCCCATAACAATCGATGTGCCTGCTCCCTTAAATCAGAAGGCGAAGGGTTTGGCTCTGTATCATTTTCAGCAACCCAGCCATACCAACCTTCTTTCTCGTGCCGATAAATTGGTCGATCAGGAGGGGGGGGAAGCGGCCTGGGGCGAGGACCAGCCTTTTCCCATTCCTCTTTTTGTTGCCTAACACTTTTTGCAGGTAAAGCTTCAAGTGGATCTGGAGGAAGTGGGGTTTCTGGGCCAATTAAATCATCCAGCTCTTGTTTGCTGCACAAAGAGGTCCGATCCACCAAGTAGGTATACATCGCATGTAAAGGAATCAAAACCCTTTGACCACCAAAGGTTTCAGAACCGGCCAGATAGATCGTAGTTGTTGGAGGATAGCCCATTGCTCGAAGCAGAAGCCCTACCTACAAAGGCTAGAAGAATAAGTTCTGCCACCATTATATAcaagaaaattaggaaaaaatgATTGACCGCCAACCCCCCTCcccaaaacaacaaataaatttgGTCTTCATTTATTTTAAGACTTTGTCTCAGTCCTCCCTCATTTTCCTCAAACCTTGATCTATTAATGGACTTTGTCGACAATACAATTTCTACCACTAGTTACTAGTAATAAAAGATGTtacttgcttttctttatttttcttcattttaagattTTCATTTCCAAAGCCCAGTGGTGGAAACAAAAGGGTTTGAAAGAAGCAGAGTCCATAAGACTTGTGTGTTCTAGAACAATGCTTGAAGGTGTTTCAGAGTCCACTCAACAAGTGTCCCATTCATTTCATAACAAATAGAGGAAGAAACATTGAGGGAAACCAGGAGAATAAAAAATATCCTTGAAGGACAAAATGTATTTGTTGCTTGCAAGTAATCTTTAAGAAAGGCAAAAAGGGAGTTTTACGTGTAATCAAAGAAAAGACACATACCAAAGTTTACAGACAGGTGCAAAAAATACAAAAGTCTAATAATATATCCGAAACTTGATTAAATTAGCATCAGACCATGATAACTGAATATAtacttcttcctttttccaATCTACATGTCCTGCAGGTCTAAACTGACTTAGTCTACTTCAAGAATAATAAATCATCAGTTCTTTAAACCAATATTTCGATTGGTGTTGAACCACAAATTCAGCCATTGGAAGTATCAATGACCGCAAGGAATTGCGTCATTTGAGATGTAATAGATGCACGTGATACACAAGTCAAAAAAGTGCAGACTATGCAGAGTCCTTTTCCAAGTCTTGTTCGCCTTCTTGCAAATAGAGATTTAGGACTTCCTATTTGTCTTTAAACTGATGCTCTATTCCTCTATTCTGGAGGAACTTTGGTAACAATGGGCAAGCATGGACAATTCCTCTagctttcttctctttcctttGGTTTATGTACTAGTCACCTTGTCATATCTTTCTTCCCTTCCCCCACTAccacccccctccccccccccccaaaaaaaaaaacccttttggcCACAGGTAATTAAAGCCCAATTACTAGATTCACCCCAAGTCATTCAGTACATTACTCATTGTAAAATTATAGTTAACAGTTCtaacatgaaaattttgattGTTAGAGATAGCTTTGTTTAGATAAGGTAAAACattcttgaaaaaaataaaaaaaactaatgtCAAATAATGTGAGGAATTTCCTGGGAGAGGAGTGCCAAGTTCAATTTGGACACTTAAAGATGTTCTTAGGACATCAATAGGCAGTCAATTTTAGGGGCAGATAATCAAACGACGTGGTATCAAAAAGTCGTCAATTGGTGCTTCAGCAAATGTATTGGAAAAGAATGCTTGAAATCAGATATATGTTAAGTCATAGAAAGAAAAACAGTGACAAACAAGGACAAAATAAACCATATGAAATAGCTGCCTGTACCTCTTCTGGCATAAGTGGGCATGAGCCATTTGCTTTTTGAGCATATGAATCAACACTTAATTCTTGATTAACAATCCCCTGTTTGATTAACTGCTTCCGCCGATACTGTATCAGCTCAGAATGAATGTCCTATACCACAAATGAACATAAAAAGTTAACTCAAAACATTGAAGGAAAGCATAAAATCTGAACTGCAGCAATATTTGGAAGACACTTCAAGATCTAACTGTCAAGCAGGACAATATATCCATGCTTGAttaataaacaacaaaaattcGAGGAACACCCTTGGATTATCCTACACATCACATTAAGCATCTTGATCCATCATCCATCGCTGTCATCAACAGGAGTCAAATTACAGCAATCAGAAACAAGAAcatggaaaacaaaggaaaggaGATTTATAAAGGACCTGAAAGAGTTCAGCACATCCATGATATGCTAGGGTATCTCTTATAAGCCCAGGGTGATAAGAAAGGTAAGGATGACCTGGATAGCGTAACCTGCACATAAAGAATTCCTCAAGAGCTTAAGAGCATTGCAAAGCACTAATGTCCAgccacctcaaacgaacaattcttatattaggaaaaattttgtACTACATGAACAAGACTTGGACTGACGAAATTCATGTTTATCACAAATAGGATATCTGTGGCTAAAACATTTTGACATGttaaaaaaatcaagttaatGAGAAAAGGTCTGTTAGTGTTGAGGAATGTTTTAGCAATATATAAACAAGATAGTTCCAAATCTCTCTCTAAGGTTTGGAACacatttaattttaaatttgaagcCACTAAGACCATGACATGAGTACCTAGTATGATATGTATTCAACTTCAATGATTGGTAATTCAGCGAACTCAACTCAAACCCTCAATTTTGGAG
Protein-coding regions in this window:
- the LOC140015990 gene encoding non-functional pseudokinase ZED1-like, with amino-acid sequence MRCFTTKELQRALRNVSGQGRRICFCKMFTGNLEERPVLIRCFTGIATCLVWHLAPTNVVIRDIVVTSQMSHLKNVLHLIGCCLESAFPVMVYEYAPGTKFLDECLCRRIYGKALSWKCRVKIAKDIASVLLYLHTSFRTPIIFRDLTPSNVLIDPSGVAKLFDFTFSVFLPPGEVQVKDHGGSQGGHLDPQHKISGLVTEKTDVYSFGVLMLALFTGETDAMKHREGTRERIHIRDYVKDFLVTHQVKEIADPRMLEDEGNNKDEMEQQLLDFLDLALRCTEYEGMNRPDMIDVAKELRQMEKSVRNT
- the LOC113714181 gene encoding protein EMBRYO SAC DEVELOPMENT ARREST 30-like, whose translation is MKSKIKWAALGGLVLSFVSLLVHLFLAKSSANIVHYAGIPFMTKSWSQFIPAEDVKVPVNKKLWGKVKALEGLHPYAKPRSAYPVPITQNNGFIYAKIFGGFEKIRNSICDLVAVARLLNATLVIPEIQQSIRSKGISSNFKSFSYIYNEEQFIAALATDVIIVKDLPPNHKDARKQKQFPTFRPQHSAPPSFYLTNVLPKLKKAKVVGLIVTDGGCLQSILPNSLGEYQRLRCRVAFHALQFRSEIVALGRLMVQRLRYPGHPYLSYHPGLIRDTLAYHGCAELFQDIHSELIQYRRKQLIKQGIVNQELSVDSYAQKANGSCPLMPEEVGLLLRAMGYPPTTTIYLAGSETFGGQRVLIPLHAMYTYLVDRTSLCSKQELDDLIGPETPLPPDPLEALPAKSVRQQKEEWEKAGPRPRPLPPPPDRPIYRHEKEGWYGWVAENDTEPNPSPSDLREQAHRLLWDALDYIVSVEADAFFPGFDNDGSQWPDFSGLVMGHRLYEMASSRTFRPNRTYLAELFNSTSAHLYYPPHNWTLAVKAHLNKSLAEEGLNQELHLAKPKTFLSHPIPECSCTTLRTPEVLQSGKDSSLHLLYEGQDECPKWMEQSLAKSVVLEGNGEEFESQEDEVDSEGQPESEGNDQSNAIPSWEQGEDMDPDD